One Faecalispora anaeroviscerum genomic window carries:
- a CDS encoding RING finger protein, whose protein sequence is MKYTGIKCPVCGIPFQEDDDIVVCPDCGAPYHRHCYEKEGKCLFSDTHHTGTHWTPPAEDSTAHKQDPEIVCPACGRNNPSDALFCSRCGSSLNRQGAAPHSGQEPLRNDPPGYQNPYQNSGYQNPGSPALPNAPIDPTQDDSPYQSAPNPFSPITIRADEPIEDDITAGEIAKYVQNNSSYFLSVFFHKKRTNHGHFSFSAFLFSGGWMLYRKMYRIGTILTAWMAALFVISTFVSLNYSSPLLINLYEQAGISTSVYPSYEELMKVTELVYQLDPGSIFLLFTPLFTLLIQAGIMMYCGFAGNRLYYRHCVENIHRLKTEYPVTAEYDKALQENGGVNVSLALCLLICYSIIIYLPNFFS, encoded by the coding sequence ATGAAGTATACTGGCATCAAATGCCCGGTCTGCGGCATTCCCTTTCAGGAGGACGATGACATTGTTGTCTGCCCGGACTGTGGGGCGCCTTACCATCGGCACTGCTATGAAAAAGAGGGCAAATGCCTGTTTTCAGATACGCACCACACCGGAACGCACTGGACTCCTCCCGCGGAGGACTCCACTGCCCACAAGCAGGACCCGGAGATTGTCTGCCCGGCCTGCGGCAGAAACAACCCATCGGACGCCTTATTCTGCAGCCGGTGCGGTTCTTCTCTGAACCGTCAGGGAGCGGCTCCGCATTCGGGACAGGAGCCCTTGCGGAATGATCCGCCCGGCTACCAGAATCCGTACCAGAATTCAGGGTACCAGAATCCAGGCAGTCCGGCTTTGCCGAACGCACCCATTGACCCCACGCAGGACGATTCGCCGTACCAGAGTGCGCCGAACCCATTCTCACCCATCACCATCCGGGCCGACGAACCGATTGAGGACGACATCACCGCAGGGGAAATCGCAAAATACGTTCAAAATAATTCCTCTTATTTTCTCTCTGTCTTTTTTCACAAGAAGAGGACAAACCATGGGCATTTCAGCTTTTCGGCCTTTCTATTTTCAGGCGGGTGGATGCTGTACCGCAAAATGTACCGGATCGGTACGATCCTGACCGCGTGGATGGCCGCATTGTTTGTGATCAGCACGTTTGTATCCTTAAACTACTCCTCTCCCCTTTTGATCAATCTGTATGAGCAGGCAGGAATCAGCACCAGCGTATATCCTTCTTATGAAGAGCTGATGAAAGTGACTGAGCTGGTATATCAGCTTGACCCGGGCAGTATTTTTCTACTGTTCACCCCTCTTTTTACGCTTCTGATTCAGGCTGGAATTATGATGTACTGCGGCTTTGCCGGAAACCGCCTGTATTACCGGCACTGCGTGGAGAATATCCACAGGCTGAAAACGGAATACCCCGTGACGGCTGAGTATGACAAAGCGCTACAGGAAAACGGAGGCGTGAATGTTTCGCTGGCCTTATGCCTGCTGATCTGCTATTCTATTATTATTTATCTCCCAAATTTCTTTTCATAA
- the prfB gene encoding peptide chain release factor 2 encodes MLQFEELKLALEKLRPDINDLADALGLQSMKEEISQLDERAAMPGFWDDMERSQKILQRSSMLKNKIATYEKLCSSLEDALALVELANEEEDLSLLPEAQQEYQKIQSDLEAIRLTTLLKGEYDAKNAILTFHAGAGGTEAQDWASMLFRMYGRWAERHGFQVKTLDYLDGEEAGLKSASILIEGVNAYGFLKSEAGVHRLVRVSPFDASGRRHTSFASLEVMPEIDSDTSVEISPDDIEMQVYRASGAGGQKVNKTSSAVRLTHKPTGIVVSCQVERSQYQNRDVAMKMLISKLVEIKEREHLEKIEDIKGDQKEIAWGSQIRSYVFMPYTMAKDHRTGFEMGNISAVMDGDLDGFINAYLKAQNLGTLGDNIE; translated from the coding sequence ATGCTGCAATTTGAGGAATTAAAGCTGGCACTGGAAAAACTCAGGCCAGACATTAACGATTTAGCGGATGCGCTGGGGCTGCAGAGCATGAAGGAAGAGATTTCGCAGTTGGATGAGCGGGCCGCGATGCCGGGCTTTTGGGACGACATGGAGCGTTCCCAAAAAATTCTTCAGCGCTCCAGCATGCTGAAGAATAAAATCGCGACTTACGAAAAGCTGTGTTCTTCGCTGGAGGATGCTCTGGCTTTGGTCGAACTGGCAAATGAGGAAGAGGATCTCTCCCTGCTGCCGGAAGCTCAGCAGGAATATCAGAAAATACAGTCCGATCTGGAAGCAATTCGTCTGACTACCCTGCTCAAGGGCGAATACGACGCTAAAAACGCAATTTTAACCTTTCACGCGGGAGCGGGTGGAACAGAAGCGCAGGATTGGGCCTCCATGCTGTTCCGCATGTACGGCCGCTGGGCAGAGCGCCACGGCTTTCAGGTTAAAACGCTGGACTATCTGGATGGAGAAGAGGCCGGCCTGAAAAGTGCCTCGATTCTGATTGAAGGTGTAAATGCATACGGCTTTTTAAAAAGTGAAGCGGGCGTTCACCGGCTGGTGCGCGTATCTCCCTTTGATGCGTCGGGCCGCCGTCACACTTCGTTTGCTTCGCTTGAGGTCATGCCTGAAATCGACAGCGATACCTCTGTGGAGATCAGCCCGGATGATATTGAAATGCAGGTGTACCGCGCAAGCGGCGCGGGAGGACAGAAGGTTAACAAAACCTCTTCTGCCGTCCGTCTGACGCATAAGCCCACCGGCATTGTTGTTTCCTGCCAGGTAGAGCGCAGCCAGTATCAAAACCGCGATGTCGCGATGAAAATGCTGATTTCAAAGCTCGTCGAGATCAAAGAGCGCGAGCATTTGGAAAAGATTGAGGATATTAAGGGCGATCAGAAGGAAATTGCCTGGGGCAGCCAGATCCGCTCTTATGTTTTTATGCCCTACACGATGGCCAAGGATCACCGCACCGGCTTCGAAATGGGTAATATCTCTGCCGTTATGGACGGCGATCTGGATGGTTTTATCAACGCATATCTCAAGGCGCAGAATCTTGGCACATTGGGAGATAACATCGAGTAA
- a CDS encoding lipopolysaccharide biosynthesis protein, which yields MKSKMNSLKKNRFLKNVAVLTGGTAVAQVLLPFLFMPILGRLYEPEVRGIYGVYVVITNITQQIACFRYDYAIVVADNDEEAGGAFVLSAFLAVLFSAALSLLMWPIIPPLAQRFNLTGGAENTLWMVPLTTLICGLTTALNYFNVRHEKYKVISASNIIRVSVMLITQIVLGYLGASYWGMIVGQFLSYFFGNFRMMMTLKGRIHRYMLNLEFLKRVARKNAAFPKFMLPSAIVNSFSQSMMGLFIPMQYGNIMNGYYSQINTLLGQPLVLVSNAVSQVFLRGASEDRHNGEKLSKTFATVTKWLTILSIFPFGILLLWGDPIIPWFLGPKWAPVPDYLKYLIPLFMVRFIVNPVTNSAIALGRQKAVMVWQFFLLFTVSVPSLLTLVIPMTFEQYLLAASLPMAGAYLIFYRFCQTIVRNAK from the coding sequence GTGAAATCTAAGATGAATTCCCTGAAGAAGAATCGGTTTTTAAAAAACGTAGCAGTCCTTACCGGCGGCACAGCCGTGGCACAGGTACTGCTGCCGTTTCTCTTCATGCCAATTTTGGGCCGCCTTTACGAGCCTGAGGTACGGGGAATTTATGGGGTATATGTAGTAATTACCAATATCACGCAGCAGATCGCCTGCTTTCGTTATGATTACGCCATCGTGGTTGCGGATAATGACGAGGAAGCAGGCGGTGCCTTTGTTCTCAGTGCTTTTCTTGCAGTACTGTTTTCCGCGGCACTCAGCCTGTTGATGTGGCCGATTATTCCGCCGTTGGCGCAGCGCTTTAACCTGACGGGCGGCGCTGAAAATACTTTATGGATGGTACCGCTGACTACTTTGATCTGCGGCCTGACGACTGCGCTGAACTACTTTAATGTAAGGCATGAAAAGTATAAGGTTATTTCGGCTTCAAACATCATCCGTGTATCGGTTATGCTGATAACGCAGATCGTTCTGGGGTATCTCGGTGCGAGTTACTGGGGAATGATTGTCGGCCAGTTCCTTTCCTATTTCTTCGGTAACTTCCGCATGATGATGACGCTCAAGGGGCGGATTCACCGCTACATGCTGAATCTGGAGTTTTTAAAGCGTGTTGCGCGCAAGAATGCGGCGTTCCCAAAATTTATGCTGCCCAGTGCGATAGTCAACAGCTTTTCGCAAAGCATGATGGGACTGTTTATTCCGATGCAGTATGGCAATATTATGAACGGCTATTACAGCCAAATTAATACGCTGCTGGGCCAGCCGCTGGTGCTTGTTTCCAACGCTGTGTCGCAGGTGTTCCTGCGCGGCGCTTCTGAGGACAGGCATAATGGCGAAAAGCTCAGCAAAACCTTTGCGACGGTAACCAAATGGCTGACGATTCTATCCATTTTCCCGTTTGGCATTCTGCTGTTGTGGGGTGATCCCATCATCCCGTGGTTCCTTGGCCCTAAATGGGCGCCGGTGCCAGATTATCTGAAATATCTGATTCCGTTGTTTATGGTGCGCTTCATTGTTAATCCGGTGACGAACAGTGCGATTGCGCTGGGACGGCAGAAGGCGGTTATGGTTTGGCAGTTCTTCCTGCTCTTTACCGTTTCGGTTCCGTCATTGCTGACTCTTGTAATACCGATGACCTTTGAGCAGTATTTGCTGGCTGCGTCACTGCCGATGGCGGGCGCTTATCTGATTTTTTACCGCTTCTGCCAGACAATTGTCAGAAACGCAAAATAA
- a CDS encoding leucine-rich repeat domain-containing protein has product MQQKQSKLRLKERGRQMTSYMKSNKPFSYTLALLLVSLFFLGINTYQNVYNVLMNDDVINEDAVKIEFHDKNLEHEVRNLLERPTDDIYDVDVEKISILTIQNVPVKDIEDLKYFKGLSKLTISSGKITDVSALQDIPYLKEIDLSNNQIADVTPLGKIQTLQRLTLAGNYIRNMSPLYTLKNLTELNLSGNSITGVTADITKLTNLKSLNLSRNRIVDNSVFSGMSQLNILNLTSNRLMVAKPLTGMDELYEYSLESNSLTTIGDLGELPVLEKLSVASNCLTDISFASKYPWLLELTISLNNISSLEPLKSNTELQVLKMQYTDIKDVSVLEKLPQFNSIFLDPEFDRSKIRFLQGRFRNGDLITKQYLLNEKYGFEETDE; this is encoded by the coding sequence ATGCAACAAAAACAGAGCAAGCTGCGCCTAAAAGAGCGCGGCAGACAGATGACAAGCTATATGAAAAGCAACAAGCCCTTCTCCTACACGCTGGCCTTGCTGTTGGTTTCTTTGTTTTTTCTGGGAATTAACACCTACCAGAACGTTTACAACGTTTTGATGAATGACGACGTAATCAACGAGGATGCTGTTAAGATTGAATTTCACGATAAAAACCTGGAGCACGAGGTACGCAACCTGCTCGAGCGCCCCACGGACGATATTTACGATGTGGATGTAGAGAAGATCAGCATTCTGACGATTCAAAATGTTCCGGTAAAGGATATTGAGGATCTGAAATATTTTAAGGGCCTTTCCAAGTTGACCATTTCCTCCGGTAAGATTACCGATGTCAGCGCTTTGCAGGACATCCCCTATTTGAAGGAGATCGATCTCTCCAATAACCAGATTGCAGATGTCACTCCCCTCGGGAAAATCCAGACTTTACAGCGGCTGACTCTGGCCGGCAACTATATTCGCAATATGTCTCCGCTGTACACGCTGAAAAATCTGACTGAGCTGAATTTGTCCGGCAACTCGATCACCGGTGTTACTGCGGATATCACAAAGCTGACGAATCTGAAGAGCCTGAATTTGTCGCGTAACCGCATTGTTGACAACAGCGTTTTTTCGGGAATGTCGCAGCTGAATATTCTGAACCTTACCTCGAACCGCCTGATGGTGGCCAAGCCCTTGACCGGAATGGACGAGCTGTATGAATATTCCCTCGAGAGCAACTCCCTGACCACGATCGGCGATCTGGGCGAACTTCCTGTGTTGGAAAAGCTCAGTGTGGCGTCCAACTGCCTCACGGACATCAGCTTTGCCTCGAAATATCCCTGGCTGCTGGAGCTGACAATCAGCCTGAACAACATTTCTTCCCTGGAGCCGCTGAAAAGCAATACCGAGCTTCAGGTTCTGAAAATGCAGTACACCGATATTAAGGATGTTTCCGTGTTGGAAAAGCTGCCGCAATTCAACTCCATTTTCTTGGATCCAGAGTTTGACCGTTCGAAGATCCGCTTTTTGCAGGGTCGTTTCCGCAATGGCGATCTAATCACCAAACAGTACCTGCTGAACGAAAAATATGGCTTTGAGGAGACCGACGAATGA
- a CDS encoding oligosaccharide repeat unit polymerase, translating into MIWKELIVVLGLAISLILFQKASATLNIGKINLISYTMYLFLLQTYIGAAMVYLGDRNHYTMKYITVSDSFDLMFYSVLLSAILFPLTIIALYQCFHIDIKQRYKSYLKKSVEVKHERLAFYVISAIGFLCCVLLLIYIIKIGYFPLLRLVRTPAGFEFGVERQRISQIIIINSYVKNLLLGLFLPLLSYIAFAYAVVLKKFWWWALTAVLVGSAIVSATINFEKSPVLFYLFVLLLILMYERGGISRRVVFGFGAAMALFIVFIYGRMGYSFTSGDSNFYNGPIGRTLFTQVGTLTMHFDLFPTIFPFLGGRSLSPTAMHLLGIEGGHVRSAKLVMDFYGSEKVYDGTGGVMNAFYIGEAYANFGFWGMVLSVVYMGLLLGLLFYVFTRLRKTPYQLALTAMLTSRLALATQGGFVDFLYNFQVYVLLFFLVAGHFAPWIWERLSPRAPAGLLKLMDQLDGKEKKVAGKS; encoded by the coding sequence ATGATCTGGAAAGAGCTTATCGTTGTCCTTGGCCTTGCGATTTCGCTGATCTTATTTCAAAAGGCATCGGCAACGCTGAATATTGGAAAAATCAATTTGATTTCTTATACGATGTACCTGTTTTTATTGCAGACGTATATCGGTGCAGCAATGGTGTATTTGGGGGACCGTAATCATTATACGATGAAGTATATTACGGTCAGCGACAGCTTTGACCTGATGTTTTACAGCGTTCTGCTTTCGGCGATTCTATTCCCCTTAACCATCATCGCATTGTATCAGTGCTTTCATATCGACATCAAACAGCGCTATAAGAGTTATTTGAAAAAGTCGGTTGAGGTAAAGCATGAGAGACTGGCCTTTTATGTGATTTCTGCGATTGGCTTTCTCTGCTGTGTGCTGCTGCTGATTTATATCATTAAAATCGGGTATTTCCCCTTGCTGCGCTTGGTGCGTACTCCCGCCGGTTTTGAATTCGGTGTGGAGCGCCAGCGGATTTCACAGATTATTATCATTAACAGCTACGTCAAAAATCTTTTGCTGGGACTTTTTCTGCCGCTGCTATCGTATATTGCTTTTGCCTATGCGGTGGTACTCAAAAAATTCTGGTGGTGGGCCCTTACCGCTGTTCTGGTGGGTTCGGCCATCGTGTCCGCAACGATTAATTTTGAAAAATCTCCGGTGCTGTTCTATCTGTTTGTGCTGCTTTTGATTCTTATGTATGAGCGCGGCGGCATCTCCCGCAGGGTGGTGTTCGGTTTTGGCGCGGCCATGGCTCTGTTTATCGTATTTATTTACGGGCGGATGGGATACAGCTTTACCTCCGGCGACAGCAACTTTTATAATGGCCCGATCGGCCGCACGTTGTTTACTCAGGTGGGCACACTGACCATGCATTTTGATCTGTTCCCGACAATTTTCCCATTTTTGGGTGGCCGCAGCCTGTCTCCCACGGCGATGCACCTTCTGGGCATCGAGGGCGGCCATGTGCGCTCCGCCAAGCTGGTTATGGATTTTTATGGTTCGGAGAAGGTGTACGATGGAACCGGCGGCGTAATGAATGCCTTTTATATCGGCGAAGCCTATGCAAACTTTGGATTCTGGGGAATGGTTCTCTCCGTCGTGTATATGGGCTTATTACTAGGGCTTCTGTTTTATGTGTTTACCCGTCTGCGCAAAACCCCGTATCAGCTGGCGCTCACCGCTATGCTGACCAGCCGTCTGGCTCTGGCTACACAGGGCGGATTCGTAGACTTCCTTTATAACTTTCAGGTCTATGTACTGTTGTTCTTCCTGGTGGCCGGACATTTTGCACCATGGATTTGGGAACGCCTGTCGCCCCGTGCGCCGGCGGGCTTACTCAAGCTGATGGATCAGCTGGACGGAAAAGAAAAGAAAGTGGCGGGAAAATCATGA
- a CDS encoding glycosyltransferase family 4 protein codes for MTILYLTYIDFGDFQSGSSVRPQMMYEAFLSLGCEVKLLQAQQNRREQRRHVVEEMNLWLDTHRPDFCYVESPSGPIFHGFDRKLIRRVHRMGIPVGYFYRDAAFRFDEVFLSGRKSLKQHVIAWMSERDVRFLKKNTDLVYLPTESMAQYFNFPHVAFLPPACMGARSNKLGKLPGKRSIYVGGVSKRYGTDTLLKAFDLLNGEGDEFPLTLVCRPQGVAYIGEQYRGKPWLNLVHASGAKELAPLYEQADLALYPIEKNAYNDFAFSVKLMEYLEYGLPMVAVNCTETEKFIQKYSLGLVCENIPADFAEKVSELLRDTELYARCAKNAAEAVQGNLWTDRAKTVLADLGGSQGEKQA; via the coding sequence ATGACGATTTTATATTTGACTTATATTGATTTTGGGGATTTTCAGTCCGGCTCGTCCGTTCGTCCGCAGATGATGTATGAGGCATTTCTGTCCCTTGGCTGTGAGGTGAAGCTCCTGCAGGCGCAGCAAAATCGCCGCGAACAGCGCCGCCATGTGGTGGAAGAGATGAACCTCTGGCTCGACACACACCGCCCCGATTTCTGCTATGTGGAAAGCCCCTCCGGCCCGATCTTTCATGGCTTCGACCGGAAGTTGATCCGCCGGGTGCACCGGATGGGGATTCCAGTGGGGTATTTTTACCGGGATGCCGCCTTCCGCTTTGACGAGGTATTTCTCTCTGGCAGAAAGAGCCTCAAGCAGCATGTTATTGCGTGGATGTCGGAACGCGATGTTCGTTTTCTGAAAAAGAATACCGACCTTGTTTATCTGCCGACAGAAAGCATGGCGCAGTATTTTAATTTTCCGCACGTTGCGTTTCTGCCGCCGGCCTGCATGGGTGCCCGCAGTAATAAGCTGGGGAAGCTGCCGGGTAAGCGCAGCATCTATGTGGGTGGAGTCTCTAAACGCTACGGTACGGATACGCTGTTGAAGGCTTTTGACCTGCTCAATGGAGAAGGGGATGAGTTTCCCCTCACGCTGGTCTGCCGGCCGCAGGGGGTCGCTTATATCGGGGAGCAATACAGGGGTAAGCCTTGGCTGAATTTGGTACATGCTTCCGGTGCGAAGGAATTGGCCCCGCTATACGAGCAGGCGGATCTGGCTCTTTACCCCATTGAAAAGAATGCGTATAATGATTTTGCGTTTTCCGTCAAGCTGATGGAATATTTGGAATACGGTCTGCCGATGGTTGCGGTGAACTGTACGGAAACAGAAAAATTTATTCAGAAATATTCGCTGGGGTTGGTGTGTGAAAACATCCCCGCGGATTTTGCGGAGAAAGTATCGGAACTGCTCAGAGATACCGAGCTGTATGCCCGTTGCGCGAAAAACGCCGCGGAGGCGGTGCAGGGCAATCTCTGGACAGACCGGGCGAAAACCGTCCTTGCAGATTTGGGCGGCAGTCAGGGGGAGAAGCAGGCATG